Proteins encoded by one window of Lactobacillus sp. ESL0684:
- a CDS encoding ClC family H(+)/Cl(-) exchange transporter — protein sequence MRNRSEIKLLGQALLVGLFTGIVVGIFRLGIERMTSFWLKLFQLAHANLYWLIVIVIGLCIVGIIAGYFVKQYSHVGGSGIPEVKLQLQGNLSLSWFPILWRKLIGGILVISTGLFLGPEGPSLQLGATIGQGVGETAKQTKTNIRVLIATGAASGLAAAFGAPLSGALFVLEEVFHNFSQRVWLNALAGAMIADFVVSNLFGQHATLALTYNYSFPIPLYWHLLILGVLLGILGHLYKIGLFNCKKLYEKVRFLPKWLFGFIPLLLLIPIAYFLPLITGPGNRLILALPKLITKPGWSIIGLLLAFYVIRLIFSIISYDSGLPSGIFLPILTMGALIGAVYGLFMVQLHLLPQKLVINLIIFAMAGYFAAIIRAPFTAVILITEMVGSLLHLMPLAVVSFISLLVDELLGGLPIYDSLAQAMMDKQKTRRTATIGQRDQLTIPIYEDSNLVDQKIAAIAWPKNTLVKVIHRGGRDVIPNGQTKIANGDNLVLELDAGERGQVYDKIKQLQAVEYDG from the coding sequence GTGCGCAATCGCTCAGAAATAAAATTATTGGGACAAGCACTTTTAGTTGGATTATTTACAGGAATAGTTGTTGGGATTTTTCGTTTGGGGATCGAAAGGATGACGTCCTTTTGGTTAAAATTATTTCAGTTGGCACACGCTAATCTTTACTGGCTAATCGTAATTGTGATTGGTTTATGTATCGTTGGGATTATTGCTGGCTATTTTGTGAAGCAATATAGCCATGTTGGTGGTTCAGGAATTCCCGAAGTAAAATTGCAATTGCAAGGAAATTTATCGCTTTCCTGGTTTCCAATTTTATGGCGGAAATTAATTGGTGGTATCTTGGTTATTAGTACAGGTCTATTCTTGGGCCCTGAAGGACCGTCACTGCAATTAGGAGCAACTATTGGCCAAGGCGTTGGTGAAACTGCTAAGCAAACTAAAACCAATATTCGAGTTTTGATTGCAACCGGGGCAGCAAGTGGTTTAGCTGCGGCTTTTGGTGCACCGCTAAGTGGAGCGTTGTTTGTTTTGGAAGAAGTTTTTCATAACTTTTCACAACGCGTCTGGTTAAATGCGTTGGCAGGTGCAATGATTGCCGATTTTGTTGTTTCTAATTTGTTTGGGCAACATGCTACACTTGCACTTACTTATAACTATTCATTCCCGATTCCATTGTATTGGCATTTATTAATTTTAGGTGTACTGTTAGGTATTTTGGGCCATTTATATAAAATTGGTCTGTTTAATTGTAAAAAATTATATGAAAAAGTTAGATTTCTACCTAAATGGCTTTTTGGCTTCATTCCGTTACTGCTTTTAATTCCAATTGCTTATTTCTTACCATTAATTACTGGTCCAGGTAATCGCCTAATTTTGGCTTTGCCTAAGTTAATCACTAAACCGGGTTGGTCAATAATTGGTCTGTTATTGGCCTTTTATGTGATTAGACTAATTTTTTCAATTATTTCCTATGATTCGGGACTGCCGAGTGGAATTTTTTTACCTATTTTAACAATGGGAGCTTTAATTGGTGCTGTCTATGGCCTTTTCATGGTGCAACTTCATCTATTACCACAAAAACTAGTCATTAACCTGATTATTTTTGCAATGGCAGGTTATTTTGCTGCAATTATCAGAGCCCCATTTACAGCAGTTATCTTAATTACTGAAATGGTTGGTTCTCTTTTGCATTTAATGCCGCTAGCGGTGGTTTCGTTTATATCGCTATTAGTTGATGAATTGTTGGGAGGCTTGCCAATTTATGATAGCTTGGCCCAAGCGATGATGGATAAGCAAAAGACACGCAGAACCGCGACTATCGGCCAACGCGATCAATTAACGATACCTATTTACGAGGATAGCAATCTAGTTGACCAAAAAATTGCAGCGATAGCTTGGCCCAAAAACACTTTGGTTAAGGTAATCCATCGTGGCGGAAGGGATGTTATTCCTAATGGTCAGACCAAAATTGCCAATGGTGACAATCTAGTCTTAGAGCTTGATGCGGGAGAGCGTGGTCAAGTTTATGATAAAATCAAGCAGCTACAAGCAGTAGAATATGATGGTTAA
- a CDS encoding C39 family peptidase, with amino-acid sequence MKKTKVITKLVTFSAAILLAAPVAMPTAVALAAEEPATTEAQPTSPATDAGQTANTTSPTATTSEKPAGTATTTAAKPVAKPAKKKQSSTKAKKVKSFKVYIIKKNYGIYTGNFANKKSASKYFHKPYTVKKSFKHNKKTYYWLYKGKKTIGYINKKAVAKSSQKKLVKVPYVSQYTPVKTPWGCAGASLAMMLGYKGQKITTSLLQKIQNNLPMQPTKGGQKGNVYTGEGFGYVISPGALTKYGHTFKKGKDLTNITSKKPTVNDFRMYIQAGKPVLYYGFSSYQKAGDYNRNHCKVITGYKNGKFRVYDPLYYSKNAGAGTGGKNMNYDHGAIAWVTKKQIQNEYNHKAITFK; translated from the coding sequence ATGAAAAAGACTAAAGTCATTACTAAGCTAGTAACTTTTTCTGCCGCTATTTTGTTAGCTGCACCTGTGGCAATGCCAACAGCAGTCGCTTTGGCAGCAGAAGAACCTGCTACTACTGAAGCCCAACCTACGTCACCGGCTACTGATGCTGGTCAAACAGCTAACACTACTAGTCCAACAGCTACAACTAGTGAAAAACCAGCAGGGACTGCTACTACCACGGCTGCTAAGCCAGTAGCCAAACCTGCAAAAAAGAAACAATCTTCAACTAAAGCCAAAAAAGTTAAGTCTTTTAAAGTTTATATCATCAAGAAGAATTATGGCATTTACACTGGTAACTTTGCTAATAAGAAATCAGCTTCGAAGTACTTCCACAAGCCATATACTGTGAAGAAGTCATTCAAGCACAACAAGAAGACTTATTACTGGCTATATAAAGGCAAGAAGACGATTGGTTACATCAATAAAAAGGCTGTAGCTAAATCCAGTCAAAAGAAACTGGTCAAAGTACCTTACGTTAGTCAATACACTCCGGTTAAAACTCCCTGGGGTTGTGCCGGCGCATCTTTAGCGATGATGCTAGGCTACAAGGGTCAAAAGATTACCACTTCCTTATTACAAAAAATCCAAAACAACTTACCAATGCAGCCAACTAAGGGTGGCCAAAAGGGTAACGTTTATACTGGCGAAGGCTTTGGCTATGTAATTAGTCCCGGAGCTTTAACCAAGTATGGTCATACTTTTAAAAAAGGTAAGGATCTAACTAATATTACCAGCAAGAAGCCGACAGTTAACGACTTCAGAATGTATATCCAAGCTGGCAAGCCAGTTTTGTACTACGGCTTTTCTTCATATCAAAAAGCTGGCGATTACAACCGCAATCACTGTAAGGTAATCACTGGTTACAAGAATGGTAAGTTCAGGGTTTACGATCCACTATACTACTCCAAGAATGCTGGCGCTGGTACTGGTGGTAAGAATATGAACTACGACCATGGTGCTATTGCTTGGGTAACCAAAAAGCAAATTCAAAACGAATATAACCATAAAGCAATCACTTTTAAATAA
- a CDS encoding serine hydrolase: protein MKFKLKKYLLIGIGFISLIIIGSDVSVHAAEYSTEQAETVGKTSKVIKAKKPKTKAKAYAVLDRKTGEVLVQKNANKQYLTASTGKLMTIYLAARKIDNKSKNWNKKVKFSKTLVNMGNNPNFDSFHVKSGKKYTIRQVMQSTIINSANNSAIRLGQWVAGSNKEFIKMMNKQAKLWGLKATFTSASGLENDDLSPYGYWVQGDLNSGNLLSAKDLAIIAYHVANDYPELMKYFKTTSKVVAGQKLVNQNRTLPGQKFYQKSLKPDGMKTGWTPRAGYCFVGSSQKDDGLITVVLNDPDEFSDTTKLMNFTYDNLN from the coding sequence TTGAAATTTAAACTAAAAAAATACTTATTAATAGGTATCGGTTTTATTAGCTTGATAATTATTGGTAGTGATGTTTCTGTTCATGCTGCTGAATATAGCACTGAACAAGCCGAAACGGTTGGCAAAACCAGTAAGGTCATTAAGGCTAAGAAACCAAAAACTAAGGCTAAAGCTTATGCAGTTTTAGATCGCAAAACGGGTGAAGTATTGGTACAAAAGAATGCTAACAAGCAATACTTAACTGCTTCAACAGGTAAATTAATGACGATCTATTTGGCGGCTCGTAAAATTGATAATAAATCTAAAAACTGGAATAAAAAAGTTAAGTTTTCCAAAACCTTAGTTAATATGGGGAATAATCCTAATTTTGACAGTTTTCATGTTAAGAGTGGGAAAAAATATACGATTAGGCAAGTGATGCAGTCAACCATTATTAATTCAGCTAATAATTCGGCGATTCGGCTGGGACAGTGGGTTGCTGGTTCAAACAAAGAATTCATCAAAATGATGAATAAACAAGCTAAGTTGTGGGGACTAAAAGCGACCTTTACTTCTGCTTCAGGTTTAGAAAATGATGATTTATCTCCTTATGGTTATTGGGTACAAGGTGATCTTAATTCGGGGAACTTGTTGTCCGCTAAAGATTTAGCGATCATTGCTTATCATGTTGCTAATGATTATCCAGAGTTAATGAAATACTTTAAAACTACTTCCAAAGTAGTTGCTGGGCAAAAGTTGGTTAACCAGAATCGCACATTACCGGGTCAAAAATTTTATCAAAAGTCCCTCAAGCCTGATGGTATGAAAACAGGTTGGACGCCGCGAGCAGGTTATTGTTTTGTTGGTAGTAGTCAAAAAGACGACGGTCTGATAACGGTTGTGCTTAACGATCCTGATGAATTTTCTGATACGACCAAGTTAATGAACTTTACTTATGATAATTTAAATTAA
- a CDS encoding class I SAM-dependent methyltransferase, translating to MTKEENQMYFAANPTAAHDEHLVDYSANGINLKFKTDAGVFSKMRVDYGSGVLIKALNDVQLPAGDILDLGAGYGPLGLFAAKIWPQHTVHLVDVNERGLDLARQNAKLNQITNVEIYASDIYEQIDSTKKFGLIITNPPIRAGKNVVTQMLAQAQDHLINGGILLEVIQKKQGEPSSRKLLQETYSNCTILTRDKGYYVLQAVNN from the coding sequence ATGACTAAAGAAGAAAATCAAATGTACTTTGCTGCTAATCCGACTGCTGCTCATGATGAGCATCTAGTTGATTATAGTGCTAATGGCATTAATTTGAAGTTTAAAACTGATGCTGGTGTGTTTTCTAAAATGCGGGTTGACTATGGTTCTGGTGTCTTGATCAAGGCATTGAATGATGTGCAACTTCCTGCAGGAGATATTTTAGATCTGGGGGCGGGTTATGGCCCCTTGGGATTATTTGCTGCTAAAATTTGGCCGCAGCATACAGTTCATTTAGTTGATGTTAATGAACGTGGGCTAGATTTAGCACGGCAAAATGCAAAGTTAAATCAGATAACTAATGTGGAAATTTATGCTTCAGATATTTATGAACAGATTGATTCGACTAAGAAGTTTGGCTTAATTATTACCAATCCGCCTATTCGGGCTGGTAAAAATGTAGTTACGCAAATGCTTGCGCAAGCTCAAGACCATTTGATTAATGGTGGTATTTTACTAGAAGTTATTCAAAAAAAGCAGGGCGAGCCAAGTAGTCGAAAATTGCTTCAGGAGACCTATAGTAACTGCACTATTTTGACTCGTGATAAAGGCTATTATGTTTTGCAGGCAGTGAATAATTAA
- the tadA gene encoding tRNA adenosine(34) deaminase TadA, with protein sequence MEFTSENKQKYMQLAFDQAQIAQNLGEVPIGAVIIDPDGQVIGSGYNRRELDQDATGHAEMIAIRQACTNIGTWRLIDCSLFVTLEPCPMCAGAIINARIKNVFYGALDPKAGAGGSVVDLFAVPKFNHHPNVIRGLYRDRASQMMKSFFKEIRQKQKSAKKSAK encoded by the coding sequence ATGGAATTTACTAGTGAAAACAAGCAGAAATATATGCAGCTAGCCTTTGATCAGGCGCAAATCGCACAAAACTTGGGTGAAGTTCCAATTGGTGCAGTAATAATTGATCCTGACGGACAAGTAATTGGTAGTGGTTATAACCGGCGCGAACTCGACCAAGACGCTACAGGACATGCGGAAATGATTGCGATTAGACAGGCTTGTACTAACATAGGGACTTGGCGTTTAATTGATTGTAGTCTTTTTGTAACTTTGGAGCCGTGTCCCATGTGTGCTGGAGCAATTATCAATGCGCGAATCAAAAATGTCTTTTATGGTGCGCTTGATCCTAAGGCTGGTGCTGGTGGTAGTGTTGTTGATTTATTTGCTGTACCTAAATTTAATCATCATCCCAACGTGATTCGTGGGTTATATCGCGATCGTGCTAGTCAGATGATGAAAAGTTTTTTTAAAGAGATTAGACAGAAACAAAAATCAGCAAAAAAATCGGCAAAATAG
- the dnaX gene encoding DNA polymerase III subunit gamma/tau — protein MAYQALYRKWRPRTFASVVGQADITNTLKNAIERGTISHAFLFAGPRGTGKTSCAKIFAKALNCNNLQAGEPCNECANCQAADQGALPDIIEIDAASNNGVDEIREIRDKVKYAPTQGKYKVYIIDEVHMLSMGAFNALLKTLEEPPEHVVFILATTEIQKVPATIISRTQRYNFKRLPATELVKQMTYILDQEKVSYDDQALAVIAQVADGGMRDALSILDQLLSYEKDSVNYQDALQITGFAAKEQIEQLLLALLDHDANQALTLAQDELQNGASSKNILDEIIDLATTALMVIKAGSDDQNTFMTTGFADQIKSVPVERYFQLIKAANTALNDLRYTNQQQIPLEVFIVESTNDTATSQAHHSQLQSADADLANEVTSLKNQVVKLADQVAQLSKKPAGKNNQIFHLDDGPSSSTKANEPVATKPKQKKRSVKNTQRINQRNREQVYQVLESATKTDLQAIKDVWPDLQSVLAVSQRALLDVLEPVAASPEQVVMKCKYTLWFEKASSDDDLLAKLTGEIAKFTQHDYEIVLVPDEDWLKVRQEFVQTHGKELLAKKRGSQDQATQQESDTGQEVIQKAKELFGDTVNVKD, from the coding sequence ATGGCTTATCAAGCGTTATACCGTAAGTGGCGACCGAGAACTTTTGCAAGTGTGGTTGGTCAAGCAGACATTACGAATACTCTGAAGAATGCCATTGAGCGTGGCACGATTTCGCACGCTTTTTTATTTGCGGGCCCGCGCGGGACTGGGAAAACTTCTTGCGCCAAGATTTTTGCTAAAGCGTTGAACTGTAATAATTTACAGGCTGGCGAACCTTGTAATGAATGTGCTAATTGTCAGGCTGCTGATCAGGGGGCTTTGCCTGATATTATTGAAATTGATGCGGCTTCAAATAATGGTGTTGATGAAATTCGTGAAATTCGTGATAAGGTAAAATATGCTCCGACTCAGGGTAAATATAAAGTATACATTATTGATGAGGTACATATGTTGTCAATGGGCGCCTTTAATGCCTTATTGAAAACTTTGGAAGAGCCGCCTGAGCATGTGGTATTTATCTTAGCAACTACCGAAATTCAAAAGGTTCCGGCAACCATTATTTCACGGACACAGCGTTATAATTTTAAACGGTTACCAGCAACAGAGCTAGTTAAGCAAATGACCTATATTCTTGATCAAGAAAAAGTTTCGTATGATGATCAGGCACTGGCAGTAATTGCTCAAGTAGCTGATGGCGGTATGCGGGATGCCCTGAGCATTTTAGATCAATTGCTTAGTTATGAAAAAGATTCGGTTAACTATCAAGATGCCTTGCAGATTACCGGTTTTGCGGCTAAAGAGCAGATTGAGCAACTCTTGCTGGCACTGCTAGATCATGATGCCAATCAGGCTTTAACATTAGCTCAAGATGAACTACAAAATGGTGCTAGTTCTAAGAATATCTTGGATGAAATTATTGATTTGGCGACTACTGCTTTAATGGTAATTAAGGCAGGCAGTGATGACCAGAACACGTTTATGACGACTGGTTTTGCTGATCAAATTAAAAGTGTGCCAGTTGAGCGCTACTTTCAATTGATTAAGGCGGCTAATACTGCTTTAAACGATTTACGCTATACTAATCAGCAACAAATCCCGTTAGAAGTTTTTATTGTTGAGAGTACTAACGACACAGCAACGTCGCAAGCACACCATAGTCAATTGCAGTCTGCTGATGCAGATCTAGCTAACGAAGTTACTAGTTTAAAAAACCAGGTTGTTAAGCTGGCTGATCAAGTTGCTCAACTTTCCAAAAAACCAGCTGGCAAGAATAATCAGATTTTTCATCTTGATGATGGTCCAAGTTCTTCGACTAAAGCAAATGAGCCAGTTGCGACTAAACCGAAGCAGAAAAAACGGTCGGTCAAAAATACTCAGCGAATTAATCAACGAAATCGTGAGCAGGTATACCAGGTGCTAGAAAGTGCTACTAAAACTGACTTGCAAGCCATTAAAGATGTCTGGCCTGATTTACAATCGGTTTTAGCCGTCTCGCAGCGAGCACTACTAGACGTGCTTGAGCCGGTTGCAGCTAGTCCTGAACAAGTAGTAATGAAGTGTAAGTATACCCTATGGTTTGAAAAAGCTAGTTCTGATGATGATTTATTAGCTAAATTAACTGGAGAAATTGCCAAATTTACTCAACATGATTATGAGATTGTCTTGGTGCCTGATGAGGATTGGCTTAAGGTGCGCCAAGAGTTTGTACAGACTCACGGTAAAGAATTATTGGCTAAAAAGCGTGGCTCGCAGGATCAAGCTACTCAGCAAGAATCAGACACTGGCCAGGAAGTTATTCAAAAGGCTAAGGAGTTATTTGGCGATACGGTTAATGTTAAGGATTGA
- a CDS encoding YbaB/EbfC family nucleoid-associated protein, with protein MNKKPNFGAMGGMNMQQMMKQAKKMQDQMAQEQQNITSQEFVGKSAEDLVTATLTGDHRLKNLEINQEAIDPDDPDMLQDLIIDAVNKGLSAIDEATQASLGKYTKGMI; from the coding sequence ATGAATAAAAAACCTAATTTTGGCGCGATGGGTGGCATGAATATGCAACAAATGATGAAGCAAGCCAAAAAGATGCAGGATCAAATGGCGCAAGAACAACAAAATATTACCAGCCAAGAATTTGTTGGTAAATCTGCGGAAGATTTAGTAACAGCTACTTTGACAGGTGATCATCGTTTAAAAAATCTTGAGATTAATCAAGAGGCAATTGACCCAGATGATCCAGATATGTTGCAAGATTTAATAATTGATGCAGTTAATAAGGGCTTGAGCGCAATTGATGAAGCAACGCAAGCCAGTTTAGGGAAATATACGAAGGGTATGATTTAA
- the recR gene encoding recombination mediator RecR codes for MQYPAPIAHLIDSYMKLPGIGEKTAIRLAFYTLDMPDKDVTDFSSALSEVKDKLHRCSVCGNITEKDPCSICANPDRIQTTIMVVEQPKDVMAFEDMGEYDGLYHVLHGVLSPMDGIGPEEINIKSLIVRLQKLDSVQEVILALNSTPEGESTAMYLSKLIKPAGIKVTRLAAGLAVGSDIEYANSITLKRAVQGRTAI; via the coding sequence GTGCAGTATCCAGCACCAATTGCACATTTAATTGATTCTTATATGAAATTACCGGGAATTGGCGAGAAAACCGCGATTCGTTTAGCCTTTTATACTTTGGATATGCCGGATAAAGATGTAACGGATTTTAGCAGTGCGCTTAGTGAGGTTAAGGATAAGCTGCATCGTTGTTCAGTATGTGGCAATATTACTGAAAAAGATCCTTGTTCAATTTGTGCTAATCCTGATCGTATCCAAACAACGATTATGGTAGTTGAACAACCTAAAGATGTCATGGCGTTTGAAGATATGGGTGAATATGACGGTCTATATCACGTTTTACATGGAGTTTTATCGCCAATGGATGGTATTGGACCTGAAGAGATTAATATTAAGTCGCTAATTGTTCGCCTGCAAAAGCTTGATAGTGTTCAAGAAGTGATTCTGGCATTGAATTCCACTCCAGAAGGTGAATCAACTGCAATGTATCTTAGTAAATTAATTAAACCAGCTGGAATTAAGGTTACCCGCTTAGCAGCAGGTTTGGCAGTTGGTAGTGATATTGAATATGCTAATTCCATTACTTTAAAACGGGCAGTTCAAGGAAGAACGGCGATTTAA
- a CDS encoding YaaL family protein: MARNKVKKLGDQRLVMMVEKLQSEIAVQKTLAPTTLDMSTDNIVANKILQAKYSFLYNEARRRNTRFSGYTNAISD, translated from the coding sequence ATGGCACGCAATAAAGTTAAAAAGTTAGGTGACCAGAGATTGGTCATGATGGTTGAAAAATTACAATCTGAAATTGCTGTGCAAAAAACACTTGCACCAACCACATTAGATATGTCAACTGATAATATTGTGGCTAATAAAATTTTACAAGCCAAGTACTCATTCTTATATAATGAAGCTCGGCGGCGTAATACTAGATTTAGTGGTTATACTAATGCAATTTCTGACTAA
- the tmk gene encoding dTMP kinase produces the protein MKSFFVSFEGPDGSGKSTVIQQMVTQIAPFLKVPYLVTREPGGSKIAEQIRQLILDPANDAMSAETEALLYAAARSQHMKETVIPALLEGKIVFSDRFVDSSLAYQGVGRDLGIKQVKQINDFATKGIAPDLTIFLDVKPEIGLARIAKQRSGQEDRLEQEKLLFHQKVYAGYQTVIKQYPERIQVIDANRLLTDVVDDCVKLIIKRLPKELLKD, from the coding sequence ATGAAAAGTTTTTTTGTAAGTTTTGAGGGACCAGATGGGTCAGGTAAAAGCACGGTAATTCAGCAAATGGTTACGCAAATCGCACCATTTTTAAAAGTACCATATCTTGTGACTCGTGAACCAGGAGGTTCGAAGATTGCGGAACAAATTCGTCAGTTGATTTTGGATCCGGCTAACGACGCAATGAGTGCTGAAACAGAGGCTTTGCTTTATGCAGCGGCTAGGAGTCAGCATATGAAGGAGACGGTGATTCCAGCTCTTTTAGAAGGCAAAATTGTTTTTTCGGATCGGTTTGTTGACAGTTCGCTAGCGTATCAAGGAGTTGGACGTGATTTGGGGATTAAGCAAGTCAAACAAATTAATGATTTTGCGACTAAAGGGATTGCCCCTGATTTAACGATCTTTTTAGATGTTAAGCCTGAAATCGGATTGGCACGGATTGCTAAACAACGCTCAGGTCAAGAAGATCGCTTGGAACAAGAAAAGTTACTTTTTCATCAAAAGGTTTATGCAGGTTACCAAACGGTTATTAAGCAGTATCCGGAACGAATTCAAGTAATTGATGCTAATCGTTTGCTTACAGATGTGGTAGACGACTGTGTTAAACTTATCATAAAACGTTTACCAAAAGAGTTGCTAAAGGACTGA
- a CDS encoding cyclic-di-AMP receptor has translation MKLIIAIVQKEDANRLQQTFVKENIQATKLATTGGFLSQGNTTFLIGTDDDHVKRVLQVIKDESQAREEYMNPNMTMAGFEVSNQPVKFTVGGATCFVLPVEEFKQF, from the coding sequence ATGAAATTAATAATTGCAATTGTACAAAAAGAAGATGCCAATCGGCTGCAACAAACCTTTGTCAAAGAAAACATTCAAGCAACCAAGTTGGCTACAACGGGTGGCTTTTTGAGCCAAGGAAACACTACTTTTTTAATTGGAACAGACGATGATCATGTTAAAAGAGTCCTGCAGGTTATTAAGGATGAATCTCAGGCGCGTGAGGAATATATGAATCCTAACATGACTATGGCTGGTTTTGAAGTTAGCAATCAACCCGTTAAATTTACTGTTGGTGGAGCAACCTGCTTTGTTTTACCAGTTGAAGAGTTTAAACAATTTTAA